The window GTCATTGCATCTTCGACATCATGAGGTTGCTTCATAATAACCGCAGCTAAACGCGTAGCCGCTTCAAACAACTTCGCGGTTTTGCAGTAGATAACCTGCATATAGCTTTCTTCAGTCGTGTCGGCATCATTACAATTCATCAACTGCAGGACTTCACCCTCGGCAACAATATTGGTTGCATCGGATAGCACTTCCATCACCGTCATATTTTGCAGCGTTACCATCATCTGAAATGAACGGGTATAAAGAAAGTCACCAACCAGAACACTGGCACTGTTGCCGAATAATGCATTTGCGGTTTCTCGACCACGTCGTAATTCTGACTCGTCAACTACATCGTCATGTAACAGTGTTGCGGTATGAATAAATTCAATAATCGCCGCAAGGCATACATGATCTTTTCCTTCGTATCCCATTGCCCGAGCGGCAAGGACCGTAAGTAATGGTCGCATACGCTTGCCACCAGCATTGACAATATACATCCCGAGCTGGTTAATTAACGCCACGTCCGATGCCAACTGCTCAAAAATCAGCTTATTGACGGCATCCATATCCGATTGCGCTAAGGACTGAATCTGTTCAATTTTCATATAGATTTGCTACTGTTACTCGCTAGTTCTTCTACGGTAAGTGTAATTAACGAAAAAGCCATAGATTGATAGTAAAATAAGATTGCTGATTTTACACGATTTTAAGGGATAACAAACCTTTATTAAGGTTTGCAATTAAAAGCCCGGTTACCCTTGTGTGAATTAAAGGTAACGCCCGACAGAGCTGCTTCTGACATAAATATAACTTTGGCGAAAAAACTTACAGAAATTTTATAATTAGGCTTGCTCTGGGAAGATTCTTAGCGTAGAATCCGCGACCTATTATTTTAATTTGCGCGTCAATTTATTCGACGCATTACGGAGTAGCTATGTACGCGGTATTCCAAAGTGGTGGTAAACAGCACCGTGTGAGTGAAGGTCAAACCATTCGCCTAGAGAAACTAGAGCTGGAAGTTGGTTCGACAGTTGAGTTCGATAATGTATTAATGGTTGCCAATGGCGACGATATCAACGTAGGTGCGCCTTACGTTGAAGGTGGTAAGGTTACAGCTGAAGTTGTCAGCCAGGGCCGTGCCGATAAAGTAAAAATTGTTAAATTTAAACGCCGTAAGCATTCACGCAAGCAAATGGGCCACCGTCAGTGGTTCACTGAAGTGAAGATTACTGGTATTAACGGTTAATAGGAGTCTTTAAAAATGGCACATAAGAAGGCAGCTGGTAGTACTCGTAACGGTCGTGATTCAGAAAGCAAACGCTTAGGTGTTAAGCGCTTTGGTGGTGAGACTGTTTTAGCGGGTAACATTATTGTTCGTCAACGTGGTACTAAATTCCACGCTGGTAACAACATGGGTATGGGTAAAGACCACACTCTATTCGCTCTAACTGACGGTAAAGTTCAGTTCGAAGTTAAAGGTCCTCAAAACCGTAAGTACGTAAGCATCGTTGCTGAGTAATCTACGGGACAGAGTTCCAAAAAAACCTCGCTCTGCGAGGTTTTTTTTTATTACATGGATGTAAGTATGCCCGGTTAGCAGGACGCGGTAAGGGTATGCAGGAGATATGCTTCGTCGAGATATTGGCGTCCATGATATCTCGACATACCGTAAATCCTTTTACATATCCTCACGACCCATGGATGGTTTCCTACAAGGATGTTGATATATCGATTGTGTCTGGAACTGACAATCGATTCTAGTGGGGGTTTATGTCTAAGAAGGCTAAGTATGCCCGGATTTCGCCATGGATGGTGTATATATCGAAAATGCAGGAGCAATTTTCGTATAGCAGGACGCGGTACGGGTATGCTGGAGATATGCTTCGTCGAGATATTGGCGTCGATGATATATCGACATTGTAAATCCCTTTACTTACCCTGAAGGGTTTATATACAAAATAGAGTCTAGAATTAATAGACAAAGTTTTTAATCGAAATCTATTGTTCTCTCAAATAGAGAGTCTACTGAGCTTTAAGTTTCAATAGATGAAATCGGAGTAATATAACCTCTCATGAAATTCGTTGATGAAGTTGAGATTCGCGTTGAAGCCGGAGACGGCGGTAACGGCTGTGTCAGTTTTCGCCGTGAGAAATATATCGAATTTGGCGGCCCTGATGGTGGCGATGGCGGTGATGGCGGTGACGTTTATCTAATTGCCGACGAAAATCTCAATACCTTGATCGATTATCGGTTCGAGCGTTTTCATAGCGCAACCCGCGGTGAAAATGGTAAGTCTCGAAACTGTACCGGTAAAGGCGGTGACGATCTGGTACTAAAAGTTCCGGTGGGAACCCGTGCCATTGATGTTGATACAGGTGAGCAGGTTGGTGACTTAACCCACCATAAACAAAAACTCATGGTCGCTAAAGGCGGCTGGCATGGTCTTGGTAACACGCGTTTTAAAAGCAGTACCAATCGTGCTCCGCGTCAGAAAACCAATGGTACGCCAGGCGAAATCCGTAACCTGAAACTCGAGTTACTGTTATTAGCTGATGTTGGTCTTTTAGGTTTACCGAATGCCGGTAAATCTACCCTTATTCGCAGTGTATCTGCAGCCAAGCCTAAAGTTGCCGATTACCCATTTACAACCTTAGTACCAAACCTGGGTGTGGTTCGCTTAAATGCACAGCGCAGCTTTGTTATCGCTGACATCCCGGGATTAATCGAAGGTGCGTCCGATGGTACAGGCCTTGGTATTCGCTTTTTGAAGCACTTAGAACGTTGTCGCGTGTTGTTGCATCTGGTCGATGTATTACCGGCTGATCAGAGCGATCCGGCAGAAAATGCCCTGACAATCGTTCGTGAGCTTGAGCAATACTCTGAAGAGCTTGCGGATAAGCCTCGCTGGTTGGTCTTCAATAAAATGGATTTATTGTTAGAAGATGAAGCCAAAGAAGTGATGGACCGCGTGATCGATGCCCTTGAGTGGGAAGGTGAGGTTGTTGAAATTTCTGCATTCAACCATGAAGGCACGAAAACATTAACAGAAAAGTTAATGAACTTTATTGAAACCCTGCCAAGCGTTGAAGAAGCTCTGGAAGAGGAACAGGAAGTTGAATTCAAGTGGGATACCTATCACAAGGATACCATTTCCGAATTCGAAGACGATGATCTCGACGATGATGACTGGGATGAAGACGATTACGACGTAGAAGTCGAATATCGTAAATAGAGCCTTCAGCCAGTAGAGAGCCCTCAGCCATTAGAGAGCCTTCAGCTATTCAATTAGAAACTCCCTAAACGGGAGTTTTTTGTTTTTAGGCTACCGCTATGTCATTGCTGACATAAAGGATTCATGACACAATTGCCTCACTTTCAATACAACTGAATAAGCGTATCTCATGCCTGTTTTATCCATGATTGTTGCCCATGCGGATAACCGCGTTATTGGCAAAGATAATCAAATGCCTTGGCACATGCCTGCGGACCTTAAATACTTCAAGCAAACTACATTGAAAAAGCCTGTAGTTATGGGACGTAAAACCTTTGAATCCATCGGATTCCCTCTGCCTGGACGTCGAAATATCGTTATTTCCCGAGACAAAGATTATAGCGCCGATGGTATTGAAGTGGTTTCCAGTATTGATGCGGCATTAGCTTCCGCACAAGAAAGCGAAGAGATTATGGTTATTGGCGGTGGCAGTATTTACGAGCATTGCCTGGCATCTGCTGATCGCCTTTATATTACCGAGATTGCTTTGAATACCGATGGCGATACCTATTTCCCCGACTATTTATCCGATAACGCCTGGCAATGTGTTTCAGAACAAGAGCATCTTGCAGACGATAAAAACCCTCATAACTATTGCTTTAAAGTTTATGAACGAGTACTCAAAAACAATTAGCGATGCACGTGTTCTAGAATGGTGACAGGGACATAAGAATAGTTTTTATTTGACTAAAATCTAAAAAAACCGAGAAGTCCCGGTTTTTTTAGATAGGAATAAGCCTTAAATGGTTGAACGGCGATACTGTCGATACTGAGGTTTCCAGAAGTTCCTCTCAATATTTTTCAACAGTTGCTCATCACTTATTTCCAATGCTAAGCCTTGCTGCTGAGCAAGCTTACCAATCGCAAACGCAATATCTTTACTCAAAGAGGCTATTTGCGTTAACGGTGGTAACAGATCGCCCTCGCCTTCATTCGCCAATGGCGACGCATTGGCAAGCGTTTCACTGGCTACCATCAACATTTCATCGCTGATAAATTTGATATTAGCAGCCAATACCCCAAGACCAATACCCGGGAAAATGTATGCGTTATTACACTGGGAAATCGTATGGGTTTTGCCGTCATAGGTTACTGGCTTAAACGGACTACCTGTGGCAACAATGACGTCACCATCGGTCCATTCAATCACTTCTTCAGGGCGGGCTTCAACTTGACGTGAGGGATTACTCAATGGAAATACGATTGGCGTGTCACAGCCGCGTTTCATGGTTTTGATAACTTCTTCAGTAAACAAACCACCAACTCCGGAAACACCAACCAGAACCGTAGGTTCAACATTTGCCATAACCTCCAGTAATGACGCGTGCTCACCCTCAATTGCCCAGCCAGAGGTTAAGGCAGTTGGTTGTGCTAATCGTTGTTGGAAATCACGAAGCCCCTGCATATCGTCGGTTACCAGACCATGACGATCAATCATATAGACACGTCCACGGGCTTCGGTATCGCTCAGGCCTTCCTGCTTCATTTGCGCGACCACTTGTTCGGCAATACCACAACCTGCACTTCCACCGCCGACAAACACCACCTTTTGCTCTGACAACGCCTGCTTTTTAGTACGACAGGCAGCCATTAAGGTGCCAACCGTAACCGATGCGGTACCTTGAATGTCATCATTGAAACAGCAGATTTCGTTTTTATAGCGTTGCAACAATGGCATGGCATTCGGTTGCGCAAAATCTTCGAACTGCAACAAAACATTTGGCCAGCGACGTTTCACCGCCTTAATGAACAGATCAACAAATTCGTCGTACTCTTCCTGACTAATACGCTTGTGACGAGCGCCCATATACATAGGGTCATTCAGTAGTTTTTCATTGTTAGTTCCAACATCTAACATCACCGGTAGCGTGTAAGCCGGGCTGATACCACCACAGGCGGTATACAAAGATAGCTTACCAATCGGGATCCCCATGCCACCAATACCCTGGTCGCCAAGACCAAGAATACGCTCACCGTCGGTAACAACAATAACTTTTACTTTTTGTTTTGTTGCATTATGGAGGATATCGTCAATTTGATGACGTTCTGCATAAGAGATAAACAGACCACGGTTAGAGCGGTAGATATCAGAAAATCGCTCACAGGCATCGCCAACGGTCGGGGTATAAATAATTGGCATCATCTCTTCCAGATGTGCCTGCACCAACGCATGAAACAGGGTTTCATTTTTATCCTGGATATTACGAAGATAGATATGCTTATTCAGCGAATCACGGAAGCTCGAATACTGCATGTATGCGCGCTCAACCTGCTCTTCAATCGTTTCAAAACGCGGTGGTAATAATCCTGTCAGGTTAAAACTCACTCGCTCCTGAGCAGAGAAAGCACTACCTTTATTAAGCAGAGGCGTCTCTAACAGAGTCGGCCCAGCATAGGGAATGTATAAGGGTCCTTTTTCAGAAGGTTTTGTCATAACTACGTCGCTTGTCAATGAATACCAATGGTGCAGAAGGCCGCGTATTGTACTGAGTTTTAGCGCAGGTTAACACCTGTTCGTTGCAGATCAGACCTGTTTATAAGTAATTTGTTGCCGAATTTTAACAAAACGCCGCGCTGGTAATACCAAGGCCTTACTTAATTGAACATTATGGTTAAAGATTCACTCAGGCGTGTTTAGTCCATTTCATCCATCCAGGCGAGTTGGATAGCTTCAAGGACGCGCTCACCGCAATGGTTTGGATCATCATCAAAACGCTCGAGCGCCAGCACCCATTGCATCAATTCTGGAAAATGCAGTTGACGGGGATCGACATCGGGATGTTGTTCGATCAAATCCAATGCGATTTCTAACGAATCGATCCATTTTAATCCCATAGGAAATCTCCAATAAAAAGCGACACCCTAAAGCATAGTAAAAATAAAAACCCGTGTGAAAACACGGGTTTTTAGATGGGAAAAAATATTGTATTAATTAACCAGCGCGAATCCACCTGGCACGTGATAAACGTGTTCGAAGTCCAGTCGTTTTAACGCGTTAGCGGCGGCGGCACTGCGACTACCACTGCGACAAATACAAATAAACTTAGTGTCTGCCTTTTCGCCATTAAAACGATGAATAAAGTCAGTGATCCGGGTTAATGGAATATTGACGATTTTCTGGTCATCCAAATACTCGCGACGATGAGCCTCAAATTCGTGAGGTTCCCTGACATCAACCACCTGAACGTCCGGATTGTCAGCCAGAAAGTTTTGCAGTTTATCCGGAAAAACATCTATGAGGGTACTATTTTGCTGGGCAATCAAACCACACAGCTGTTGTTCACCTGCTTGCAGAATTTGTGCGTCTAGTTGCGCCTTTTGCTCAATAAACTCGGTTTTTGACACTTCATCAGCTAATAATTTTGCAAGCAATGGATTAGCATTTGCTTCCAGAGCAAGGGTCGTTGAAAACAGTTGCTGATAATCGTGAGCCGGGCACAATAGTGTATCCGGTGTAACAACTTCAGCAAGTAACCGAATAGAATCAAATAAATGTTCAGGCATCGACCCATGTAAATCGCTGCGACCGATACCACCAATCTGAATCAAATCGCCGGCAAATACATAATCGATATTCTCTTTCTTTAATACCCCATCTGCTGGCTTACCTAACAAATAGGCACGAGAATTTTCGGTATGACCAGGTAGAGGCAGGTTTGCTAAAACCTTGTCGCCGACTTCAATAGCACTGACGGTTTGACCGTTTTCCAGCGTTACCTGACCATGAGTTTCAGGCCAGCCCAGATTATCTACAATGGTTTGTTGCATTGCATCGTGCATCAGGCTTCTCAGCATTTGTGAGCAATCTTCCTGATCCTGATGGAGATGGGTATTTAATACCCCAACTACCTCAAACTGACGGCAATTAACTAAGGTTTGAAAACGTTCACTGAGCTCAGCAACCGGATCAATTAATAAAATTTGTCGAGATGCCTGGCTCACGTAACACCAGGTCACCTGATTATCGTATCCCCACTGTTGCAAACCATCTACATCGGCGTCGGATTCGCCATTGGCGTCAGTAAGCAATAAGCAGTGATGTTGCATGGCAACCACAGCATCTTCGATGGCTATACAGGCTCGATCAATTTCTTCTTGCGTAGAAGCCGGTCCAAACGACAAACGTATCGCCCCTTCACTCTGCCATTTAGGTTTACCCATTGCATCGAGAACAAAGCTACCTGTGACTTTTGAGCTGCAAGCTGAACCACTGCTAACACGAATGCGAGCGGCATCAAACAAATCCATAATGTCTTTGCTAGATAACCCTTTTACTGAAAAGTTCAGGGTCGTAGGTAACGAGCAATCAAAATCATGGTTATAAACGATATTCTCAAATGCCTTATTCAGCGTATCTGCTAATTGTTGGCGGTAACCACACAACACATCATGAGATTTAAAGGTGTCATCCTGCTCATCGTTTAGCAACTTGAAGATTGCATTCAACGAAGCAATACCCGGTAAATTTTCAGTACCGGATCTTAAGCCACTTTCCTGACCACCGCCGGCAATAATTGGTGTATAAGGCGACCCATGGCGAACATACAGCATGCCAATGCCTTTAGGACCATAAAGTTTGTGCCCCGAAAATGGCGCATAATCGATACTGGTTTTGGCAATATCTAAGGAAATTTTTCCTAACCCCTGAACACAATCAACCATCCAGAGTACGCCCGGATTGTTATCTCTAATGACCTGCTCTAACGCCTTCAAATCCTGAAAAACACCAGTTTCGTTGTTGGCAACCATGGTACAGATCATCAAGGCATCACTCGCGTGTCTAGCGATAAATTGATAATCAAGAATGCCCCTTTCGTCGACCGGTATCGCTAACACTTTGGCATCGATATTTAACATCGCATTCCAGTGTTTTAAGGTTTCAGGCACTGCTTTGTGTTCAGTTGCGCCATACAGTAAAACCGGATTAGCGATGGTTTTCGCTTTTTCCCGACATGCATTTAGCGCAGAAATAATGGAAGTCTGAATACCTTCGGTAGCGCCCGATGTAAAGATGATATCACCAGAGTCAGCGCCAATAACCTGACGAGCAAGCATACGGGTCGATTCGAGTATGTATTTTGCCTTTAACCCCGTCATATGGCTGGAACTTGGATTGCCATAACAAAGGTTCATGGTATGGATAGCAGCTTCAGCGGCTTGGGGAAGCACAGGCGTAGTTGCATTATTATCAAGATAAATTTCGTCTGCCTGCGGCTGAATATCGGTAAGGTTCAACATAACAATTAAGGATGATCGGGAAACAACGAGGACTTATTCTACATAATTATATCTAGTAACACTAGGTTATAAGCCTGACTTTTTGAACAATGTCAAAGCTGCTGATTTTTCTGAATTTAACGAATAATGTATCTGAATATTATCGCCTTTCGATAAAGTTTTTGTTAAAGCAGGAATTCCTTGCATATACTTGAAAAACATCGCTTTTAAAAATTTCCGATTTAACAAATAAATAAATTGGTAATAGCAACACTGAGAACTGAACAATGAAAACAAACCAGCAGTTGTCGTGTCTTGCGGTTCTACTTGCCAGCTATTGCGCACCAGCCTTTTCAGCAATAGAAGTATATAAAGACGAGAATACTTCCATCGTAACCCAGGGTTTTATCCGTGTGGTTTATCAAAAAGTCGATGACTTTGATCAATTTACGGATTCAGGTTCGCGCCTGGGTTTTAAGATATTCCACGATATTCAGAATGACTGGACCACAGGAATTAATGTCGAATGGGGTACCCAGTTTGAGGTTAACGGCAATTTCTCTATTGGCGGCAATTCGCAACCCCCGGCCGATGGCAGCGATGCCGCATTAACTTCAAGGCTGGGGAATGTCTTTGTAAAACATGATGATTGGGGACAAATAACGCTTGGTAAGCAACTCGCAATCTACTATCTCGCTCTCTATCACACAGACTGGTACAACTATTGGGGAGGTTCTGCAAATGGTGCTTTTAACTTAGGAACCGATGGAGGATTCTCCGGAACAGGGCGAGCAGAGCAAGCACTAAGCTGGGTTAAGTCATACGGTGCATTCGATTTTGGTATTCAAATACATATCCAGGACGAGCCATTAAACATTGATATCGGAACGTGTGAGGAAACTGATTTAAGTCAGGACCTATGCCGGTTATTTCGCCAGTTTGACGGGGAACAGTTGGGCCGAACAGGCAATGGCTATGGTGCTTCCCTTGGTTATAATCTTGGAGACTGGTTATTTACGGTAGCTTACAACTTAAATACGATTGATATAGACCCAATCTTCGGGAATCTTGGGGTTGAAGATGGCAAAGATGAAATCTGGGGAGCCGGCATTAAATATGGGGAATTTGGCAGTGATGGGCTTTACATGGCGTTAATGTACAACGAATCATCTTTGCATGAAGTTGACGACAGCGGTCTGTTTTACGATGCCAGGGGTTCGGAGTTAATGGTGAAATATAATTTTACGAATAACTACGGAATCTATGCGGGCTACAATGACCTTCAGGCAAGAGATTCGTCGACTCCATATCACCTTCATCACACCTTGTTTGGTGGCGAGTATCGCTTTGATCATATTAGCGGCCAGATATTCTTTGAAGGGAAATTCAACGATCTGGTATTCAATGATAATAGCAAAAACGGCGAGTTCGAATTTGCTGTAGGCATTACATACAACCTTTACTAAAACCGATGCTACTGGCGCCAGAACAAAACATCCTGACCTATCGTTTTTATGGCAAAGTTAAAAGTTTCCATTTATGATACCAAGCTATTTTATTTATCTTGGCAGGGTCAATTAATGCGCGCCGTTTTTCTGGATCGCAGCACCATCAATCAGGACATCAGTTTCCATTCAATTGAGAATGCTGTTGATAATTTTAGTCATTTCGCCAGTAGCAGTGACGAAAAAATCGTTACTCGCGCCAAATTTGCCGACATCATTATCACCAATAAAGTGGTGATTAGCGCTGACGTTATTGCTCAACTACCAAGATTAAAATTGATTTGTATTACCGCCACCGGGACCAACAATGTCGACCTACAGGCAGCCGCACAAGCTGGCGTTCAGGTCTGTAATGTTGCCGGCTATTCTACTACGTCCGTCACTCAATACGTTTTTGCCATGTTGTTGGAGTATTTTCAAAAAACCAGCCATCAGGTAGCGGATATTAATGCTGGTGCCTGGCCAAACAGTTCTGTGTTCTGCCATTTCGCCGCTCCAATTGATGAATTAGCAGGGAAGACTCTGGCAATTGTCGGCTTTGGTGCCATTGGTCAATCGGTAGCTAACGTCGGCAAAGCCTTTAATATGCGGGTATTGGTCAGTGAGCGTCAGGGTGCCCGTGATGTTCGCCCGGGAAGAGTGAAGTTTGAAGATGCGCTGGCACAAGCCGATATTATCAGTTTACACAGCCCGTTAACGCCGCAAACTGACAATCTCATTAATAAACAAACCATTGGGTTAATGAAACGCTCTGCTGTACTTATTAATACCGCCAGAGGGCAACTGGTAAATAGTCAGGATTTACTTACTGCGCTGCGCAGCAAGCGTATCGCTGGTGCTATCCTTGATGTCCTGGAGCAAGAGCCTCCGTCAGCGGATCATGTGTTGCTACAGCAGTCAATGGCTAACCTGATGATCACCGCTCACATCGCCTGGGGAAGCCGTCAGGCTCAGCAAAGGCTGATTGATACCACGGGCAGTAATATCTCTAACTACAAAAAAGGCCATTTAACCAATCGTGTAGCTTAAGCTTCAGAAACTGGTATTAAATGACCTTTTAGATGGATGTTAACAGGCAACAACTCGGTTACCTCAGCCCCCTCGCCGTTAAGCACAAGCCGAAACGGGTAAGATACGATCGCCGACTTTATTGAGAACATCCACTTCGCCTTCGCAAACAGCAATAATGGATTTACCTTTCTTATAGTCTTCCGGGATAATAACCCGACCATTACTTTTAGTTTTTACGGTCAGGTATTTGTGATGTAACTCAAGTGAGTTGTTGTCGTAGTAGATTACGGTAACCTTCATGTATTATCCGATATGAAATTTTAATTTTTCTTATTATCTGTTCAATATAAGCTGATTTAATACCAATTCCATTAAATTCTCACTGAGTGGGAAACACTTAGTGGACTTGGTATAGCCTCCCCGAACCAGCTAGTTTCAGAATCCTTTCCATATCTCGCCAGTTAATGTAACTAAGTTAATCATCACTGACAACTATTTATTGTACGGCTTTACAAATAGTTATCTCGAATCCTACCATATTGAAAATACAACCACTGCCCCGACCTCCTGAGCGCTGGTAGCGGAAATTTCTTCAATCCGTGTTGATAAAGAGGAAGTTCGGGTATTTTCACGCCAGCGACGCGCTCAGCCAGGCGTTTACCTGCCTGTACCGAGAAGGATACACCAGAACCACAATATCCCATTGCATAAAAAATCTCATCATCTTCATAGACATGAGGAATATCATCGAGCGACATACAAATCCAGCCAGCCCAGGCATAGTCGTAACAGATATTGTCCAAAGCAGGGAAACTTTGTTTCAATACTGATAATAATCGGTTGGCGTAATAGGGATTTTCCGCCCCCTTGCCTGTGATAGCACCACGGCCACCGAACAGGATGCGGTTATCTGGTAGCTTGCGATAGTAATACTTGAGCGCACGAGTATCCATTACCACATTAGAGGTTAGGAAATTACATGACTTGAGCTGATCTTCAGTCAACGGTTGGGTGACAATAATCTGCGACAATACCGGTAAAAAGCGATTATTAACAACAGGGTTAAAGCCTTTGGGAGTATAACCATTGGTGGCAATCACCAGTTTTTTGGCCTTGATAGTGGCATTTGGGGTTTTGATTTGATGGCCATCGGGTAAGCGCTGATAAGCCAGCGCCGGGGTTCCGGTATAGATATTTACCCCAGACTTAGCCAACAGCTGTTCATAACCTAGGGCAAGCTTTAGAGGGTTTAAGCCAAAACCATCATTAAAACGAATCGCTCCATAGGCGTTCTCATCGCGCATGTATTGCTGGTGCAGAGCTTGTCGATTCAATACCTCGACATCATAACTAAATAGCTGATTCAGCAATTTCGCCTGTTGCTCAAGGCCTGCCATCATACTCGGCTTGTGCGCAACCTTGATATACCCCTTGTCCTGTACCTGGCAATCTATTCCTTCGGCTATCAGACTATTAACGATATCCACCCCGGAGCAGGCCTCCTGGTAGATACCTCGCATAACCTCTTCACCCCATTTTTTCTGCATCGCCGTCCAGGCCATACGTCCAGTGGATTTGAGAATAAAACCAGCATTGCGGCCACTGCATCCCCAAGCCGTCTGATTCGCCTCAATCACCATGGGTTCAATGTTATGCTCTCGAGCCAAATGCAATGCTGTCGACATCCCCGTATAGCCAGCACCGATAATCAATACATCGGTATCAAACTCACCTTCTAAACCCGGTTGAATTTTTGGTTTCAGGCCTAGGCTATCTGCCCAATAGCTATCAGGGTAGGCAAGATTTTCTCCTGGGGAGGTATGATGAAGCGGATCGTACATGGTTTGTTATAATCACTTGCAGACATAAAGGCGCTTATCATGGCAAAATACACCATGGTTTAACAGGTTTGATTACGTAAAAGTCTATGCAAGATCGTAAAATTAACTACAAAGAATTGGATAAAAGTCATTACGATGCGGTAATTGCGCTGGGCAATGAAGTACATGGAGATGGCTACCTGGACGCAGAGAAAATGGCGTCATGGGTCGAGAAAGGTATCAAAGACGAGATTAATTCTAATTTTGTCGCCATGGATGAAGACAAATTAGTGGGTTTCCGCATTTGTTACAGTCCGGGACAATGGCAAACGGATAAATGGTCGAGCCCAGCCCTTTGGAAAACCAGTGAAGCACAAACGGCCTATTTTAAATGCAATACCGTTGATGCCACTTACCGAGGTTATGGTATCGGCTCAAAGTTATTGAAACTGGCGACAGCTGCCCTAGAGCAGCAAGGTGCAAAAGCGGGAGTCAGCCATTTATGGCGACAAAGCCCGGGTAATAGCGCGGTAAAATATTTTACCAAATGTGGTGGCGAGTTGATTAAAGACCATCCGGATAAATGGCATCAGGATTCGGTCGAAGGTTATGATTGTCCTGTTTGTAGTGGCGAGTGCCATTGTGTCGCGGCGGAAATGATCATTTATTTCGACAACTAGTCGAACCCCTGTCCTTTGCTCTCTTAAAGCTTGCAGACACTGGTTTAAAACAGTGTCTGCTGATCCCTTGGATCGCTCGATTGCAGCGACCAGTCAATTTCCTGCAAACCTTTTTTCTGCAAGAACTCATTGGCTTTGGAAAAATGCCGGCATCCAAAAAAACCCCGGT is drawn from Thalassotalea sp. PS06 and contains these coding sequences:
- a CDS encoding GNAT family N-acetyltransferase — translated: MQDRKINYKELDKSHYDAVIALGNEVHGDGYLDAEKMASWVEKGIKDEINSNFVAMDEDKLVGFRICYSPGQWQTDKWSSPALWKTSEAQTAYFKCNTVDATYRGYGIGSKLLKLATAALEQQGAKAGVSHLWRQSPGNSAVKYFTKCGGELIKDHPDKWHQDSVEGYDCPVCSGECHCVAAEMIIYFDN